The stretch of DNA CCAACTCCTCCTGGCATCCAAAATGTATTGAGGGGCAGCAGTCACTTCCCCTGGACTCGGCCATTGAGATTCCTGCTCAAGGTTTAGTGCAaattttggagagaaaaagacgagagagagagaggggggaaacaaaatgaaagaaaataaaataaggcaTCAGTTAGAAACAGTCCGCATCAAAACCAGGCTCATTGGGGCTGCCTTAGGAGAAGGGCAGGAAGTCTCTCTCCTCCACCAGGCTGATGGAGAGGTTCTTCAGCTCCTCCTCGGAGCCAGCAGTTTTGTAGCCGAGCTGCGCCAGCACCTGCTGGCAGGCGTGCTGGGTGAACGCCACAATCTCGTAGGACAGACGGAAGCGCCACTTCTCCGCCGTCGCTGCAGAGTTGCGCACCGTCCCGTACTTGTGTTTGGAGGAGGACCTGTCTCCTCGGGTGTTGTTCTGTATCCAGCGTTCGACGTTGCTGTCCATGGGGATGCCCAGGAAATCGTAGATCTCCTCAGTCTTTTTCATGGGGTTCCTGGCCAGGTCTTCGTACCGCACCAGCATGTACTTTCCCTTGAGCCACGGCGGCCGGTTGAGGCCGGTGGACACAGAGTTCCAGAAGTCCTCGCACACTGTGGTGAGCTGGGTCACATCCAGGTTGTACGGCTTCCTGCCAGTGCCATCCCAGATCCTCCACAGCCTGTAGGTATCTCGGAAGGTCTCACTCCGGGATGCCAGGATCCCCCGGGGGTCCCTCACCAGCTGGATGACCTTCAAGTTCAGCCGCGGGTCCTCCACCAGGGCCCGGAGGTCACTGACCTCGGGCACCCGTACGGTTTTGATGGCCACGTGGCCGTGCTCTCTGCAGGACTCAGTGGCCAGCGTCAGGTTCAAGCTCCCACATTTCTTCACGCAGTCTCCTTCCTCCAAGTGGAGatccacagctcccagggacTCACATACAGGTGGCGAGCACAGGGCCTTGCTGGCTCCCCTGCGGAAGAGGCGGTCAGTGGTGTGGTTGACAGGCTGGGGCTTGATGTAGTTCTCCAGGAAGTAGAGGTCGCAGTCGTACAGGCTCCTCAGCAGGTCTCGGCTGGCCCCCAGCATGACCCGCCTGTCTGTCGTAGTCTTGCTCTGGGTCAGCTTTGGGATCAGGGTGTACTGGACATGGTAGAGGGGCTCAAATAAATAGAAGACATCGAAGTGCTGGTTGAACAGCTGCCCAACAAATGAGGAGCCGCTGCGGGTAGTGGCGAGGATGAGAACGTGCGTCTTCCTGGAGAGGTTGTACGGGAAAGTGGGATTCTCATCGCACAGCCTGTCGACCACATCAGTGTCCTGGCTCAGGCTGCAGTTCACAGGAttagggatggggcagctgTGGAAGGACTTGGCAGTGAAGGTCCGGATTGCTGTGTACTGGATTGCGATGGATGCCAAGGCTAGGAGGAGTACAGCCTTCCAGGAACATTGCATGGCTGGTCACCTTCATGGAGCTTCTTCGCAGGTCGTCTTGGTGTCTGCAACTCAACAGAGAAGTCACAGGTTGAGCATGGACTGCCAAGTACCCAGCAGATGCAGGTACCAACAAATGCCCTCCCAATGTATGTCCATCAGTCATGACCATGTGAATCCCAGTCACACACTGCAGAGCCCTGtttcagacaagaaaaataacaggcAGAGGCTGGCAAGCCTGGAGAAACATGTCCAGCCAGGACTTCAGACCTGTTCCTTCCAGGCTGGGGGTGTACATAAATCCTGTGCTCCATGGCTCACCTCATGCCCTGCAGCCCCGGCAGGGGGATGTTAGGACCTGGAGGTGACACTGTCCGTGTGTCTCCATCCAGCTGCTGCAAaccctcttccccagctgccttGTGAGTCACTTGTCACCCCACCAGCCAGTGCCTTTGACCccagtgcaggagctgtggcagggaaaGGTCAGGGAATGGTGCTATCTTGTCTCCATCCTTTCTGTCCAGCTGTCAGGATAAGGCATGGCCCATCCAGGCCAGCAACCTCCTGCTTGGGACAGCAGCAATGtctctcctggagctgcacacCTCTTTGCACAGAGGTCCAACAGCCAGCTCAGGCTGTCAGCCTCTGGGCATGagtgcagccagagctgtgccctCAGCAATGAGCTTGTGGGACTGGTAAGATCCTGCTCCACTCTGGTATTCAGGGCTCTCCTATTCCGAGCaccagaggggaaaaacaatACTACAAAGGAGGAAGCATGAGAGTCTGCATCTCCTCCATACTCTACTGCcaacaaggcagcagcagaagccctTGGCAACAGGAATGGATGCAGGGAAGAGTGGGGCTGTAGTTGCACAGGACCATTTCAGTGGTGCTAgccctgccttgctgctgcccaCACATGGGCAAGGGTAGGTGAAACTGAGCAGGACCCTTGGATGGGATGCTCAGGGACCATGTGGGGGGGTACCCGTCATGCCTGGGGAGCTGCCACATTGCTGGGAGGGGATGTAACTCTGGTGGTGCTGCAATATCCCCCCTGTTCACTGACCAACTGCCAGCTGCTCTCCAAAGCACAGGTATTTCACATCCACATACTACTGCTCCCAGGGGGTCggtggggctgggaggcagcacaAAGAAGATGCGTTCCAGAAACTCCAAACAAGCTAAACCACCTGTGTGTGGGAGACACACCAGTATTAGCAATGGTTTTGAAGCTCCCCTGCACCCACTTTCCCTTGCCCATCTTCCTTCCATGTCTCCCCTCCCGTAGTGTGGTACATTCACCTGCCCATCCACCTCAGGCAAACCAAGGGGACAGACCCAAGTACCTCTGCTCCTCATCCCGCAGAGCCCACTGTATCATCACTGCCATtgcttcctcttccctgctctctgtgggTCCCCAGGGAGAACAACGTGCTGGCCCCAAGCTCATGGTGAGTGCCTGGtcccctgctcagccccagcacatGGTCACTGTGGGTAGGACTGTCAGAGCCACTGCTGTTGTTGCTTGGACAAGGTCTCCAAGGAAGACCAGTGGGCCAGCAATGGATTTCAGCATGTGAGAGCCGCTGTAACCCAGAGCACACTGAAATCCCTGATGGGCTTGGGACAGTGCAATGCTCCTGGTGTGTGGTCCCGGCAGAGCCCATAGCAGCTGGCATGGTGTGTTGTTCCCATATCCTCAATGTGTTCCACTCCCCAGGGAGACCCTGTCACCCAGCAAGTGACACCAGGAGGGCAGCTCAGACCTGCAGGTGAGTAAAAACCAGcttgtttttaatgaatatcTTTATTATTTACTAACTGCTCCAGCTGTTTTGTGAAGGCAAGAAGCTTCAGGAACTATCAACTGCAGAGACCTCTCACTGGGAGCAGGGGTTTAGAGCAGGATCCCAGGACAGGGGgtctggcacagctgctgcaggcaacCCCCTGCCAGCGCTTCCTGTATCTGTGCACTAAGAGCTGTGCTTTAGACCCAAAATGATGCTTTGAATACAGGTTGCTTTCACCTGGactgctgcctgcccaggacTGTGGCACATGGGTGGAGGACCAAAGTCGCAGATGCTTGgttattgctgctgctggattgGGGTTACCCACCCTGCAAAGGGGAAACCCAGACTCAGTGTCCACATTGGATATTCCATCTCTTGGATAAAGTGTTTTTCCTGGTCTGCTAAGGCAGAACAGGGCAGGAGAGTTCCTGCTGGCATCCCCTGGCCCAGGTGTCTACTGCATGCTGCAGTGGGAATGCTTTCCTGCTCTCTAGTGATGGCCAACCACACTGCATCCCTCACACAACCTCAACTCCTACTCTTTGCTTCATTGCTGATGGATGCTGGAGCAGATGTGACTCAGATTGTCCTGGTTGTAGCAGAAACCTGCGGCCGGCTCCCCAAAAAAGGCAAACCAGAGACCAGATGCCTTCTTGGTCCCAATTCCCACCAGATCACTCACTGGCTGTGAGCATTTCAGGTTCTCCACCCACACTAACCCATTCCCCTTTGCAATGTCCCAAGTGGCGGAGGGGAAAAACGGGGTGTTGATTCACCTCCTTGACTGAGCAAGTGCTAAACCACAGCCTTGGCTGCGCCTTGACACCCTTGGTGTGTGCCCTGCCcatctgctgagctgcagccagggaggggaAGGTTTTGGGAGAAGGCCTCCCTCCCTGATGTCTCATCTGTGGCCTTTAAAGCCAGCCAGAGCCTACTCTCACCTCCCGGCTggctctcctgcctcctcccatCACTGCTTGTccctgaggggctgcagctcctgctcaatCCGGCCCTGGGCTCCAGGAACAGTGGCAACCGGCAGCTGGGTGCTCTGGAGGAGCTCCCGGGGCAGCAGAAGCACATGACACCTGGGAGCTGCCAGAACAACTGAGGATCACTTTTACTCCCACTGCCTCTTGTTCATCTGtcagacagagccaggctggtgCAAACACCTGCCAAGGAGGAGCTGTCCTGGCTCCACACGGCTCGGGGTGGGCAGGCTGAGCAGTGGCTGCAGACAACATGCCCCAGGAGGATGTTGCAGGatgcacacaggcacagcaggacagCTGCTCGCACTCCCATTCCTGCCCCGAGGAACCTTGTTCTGAAATCAGCCTGTTCCTCTTCAGGCTCTGATACCCAGGGCCTTCAGTACGGACAGCAGCCCGAGAGAGGGCCGTGCCCACGTGGGGCTGCATCTGAGAGTCCCGTGTGAGGCATGGATGGTTTTGGCTCCTCAGCCCCAGACCATGGGAGTCATCCGAAATGCTGGCCTCGTAGATGTTTCTGTGCTAGAAGTGTTCTCAGTCGAAATCACCCTCTGCTCTgtctccagctcagctccaccaAAGAGGATGAGCAAATGGAGCCCAAGGGTGGGAGCTGAGATCAGGGTGTCCCTCCAAGCAGCTGGGACTATGAGATGGAGCACGGGGTGGGGGTACCTCGCTCACACCTTccagcccctggcactgctggtgctgcaaGGAGCCTGCCAGAAGGCCCCTTTTGGGCTCTTTTAGCACTGTGCTGGGGCCaccactgcccctttcccaacccaaacccccTTGTGGTCACAGCATGCCAGACTGCACTCTGCTGCCTTGCCTGCATTTCTGTCCAGCTGCCTGCAGTCGCATTGGGACCAGGCTATCCACAAGGGATACACAGCATCCGGCAACCAGCTCTAAGTGCAGCAGGAGGCCAGccagtgcctggcacagggacaggagcattgtctgtgggaagaggaaggtgctgagcctttcctctcccctgctccACTTCCCGCAGCCTTGAGcctggaggaagggagaggatgGACGCAGGCAGTGCAACCTCCCCCACCCTGTGCacctgccaacagcagcagatgCGTAATCACctgccttcctcttcctcctcctcctccactgactcccagcactgctccgAGGGAGATGGGCAGGCGAGAAGCCAGCAAGACAGCCCAGGAGCGCTGGGGAGATCGAGGTGATGAATTAAGCTGAATGGCATCTGTGAGTCACCGGTGCGGGCAGCAGCGAATGCGGCCGGCCAGCCATTGTGCAGCAGACCGGGGGCTCCTGTTTTGGGGATGGTCTTCCTAGGTTTGATGGGAATGACCTGCTTTTGGAGCCATGCAGCCAGGCCGTGGCACTGAAGGCTGCACTGGCAGCTGAGTTCAGGTGCTGCCAGGCAGGCTGGAAGTCTGCAGGGAAGTTGCAGGGGTCAGTACAACTCACAGGTCTTCTCCCCTCCAAAAGCAGCCAGGTGTTATGCAGGGCAGAGCCTCACGGCAGTGTGGCACTCTCATCCTCGTGGGGGGCTCTCACAGCATCTCCACAAGGACAGCTGCCCTGACGCCTGCCCCAAGCCTTCCTTGCAGGTTCCCTTGCTCCCTGGATGTGGCCGTGTTCAGGCAACTCAGGCAGCTTTAGGCAGGAGCCTTTGCAGTTACTGGTACTGTCATTACTGTCCCCAAGGCTCTCTCACAGGGCAGTCAAAAAAACCTGCTCTTTTTGAGTGCCTTCCAGGCTGTCCCCCTCTCTCAACAGCTCCCCAGAAGTTGTAccctcagcctggctgggctCATCCTGAGCTCCCTTGCCACTGCCAGGGAAACCTCTGCttccccatggcagggaggaagggaaaagggagtgGAAGAAGGTGTGAGGGTCTGTGTAACACAGGTGCCTGCTCCAGCCTTGGTAGAAACCCTGGCACAAGGATGATGCACTGGAGGAGTGTCTGTGCCCCGCCAGTCCTTCCCGCAGACCTGCCTGGTGCCAGTCCAGCTACCAGCACCCTCT from Corvus cornix cornix isolate S_Up_H32 chromosome 5, ASM73873v5, whole genome shotgun sequence encodes:
- the CHST1 gene encoding carbohydrate sulfotransferase 1, with product MQCSWKAVLLLALASIAIQYTAIRTFTAKSFHSCPIPNPVNCSLSQDTDVVDRLCDENPTFPYNLSRKTHVLILATTRSGSSFVGQLFNQHFDVFYLFEPLYHVQYTLIPKLTQSKTTTDRRVMLGASRDLLRSLYDCDLYFLENYIKPQPVNHTTDRLFRRGASKALCSPPVCESLGAVDLHLEEGDCVKKCGSLNLTLATESCREHGHVAIKTVRVPEVSDLRALVEDPRLNLKVIQLVRDPRGILASRSETFRDTYRLWRIWDGTGRKPYNLDVTQLTTVCEDFWNSVSTGLNRPPWLKGKYMLVRYEDLARNPMKKTEEIYDFLGIPMDSNVERWIQNNTRGDRSSSKHKYGTVRNSAATAEKWRFRLSYEIVAFTQHACQQVLAQLGYKTAGSEEELKNLSISLVEERDFLPFS